A portion of the Krasilnikovia cinnamomea genome contains these proteins:
- a CDS encoding toxin glutamine deamidase domain-containing protein, producing the protein MGMEVDEWVGDLFKVVVGEEWPEADETKLRDLARAWYTFADALTGVDADIAAAAKAANGWEGDAAQRTRSTLNALLTSGSLEKLTDGARKLGQYAENTALTVEYTKASIIGQVVILATQIVWLLPMLFFPPTAPGAAATMSSLIATARVVVVNLVKNLVKAIAWNMVIQVGLDVAIQLGQIAAGNRTFSTWDTKKTGGAAVSAGLAGILGVGLHGFGNKLFGHKFMQSFFGQVTKGALHEWGTEGLSDLIYNGRREAPSGWSASAGAVEGAVDWLGGKTRGGFARNGGLGPGPDIGDITIPGLDGPGGSTTPRIDLGAGPDTFTGPARIIGDVSFDGHFVDQDTFVGSVTATGTFTPSGGTSVTGTFTGTGTFRGRFDGTVGPVAFGSVEHNAVAVRLAASGGLTGHFELSGQFTPGPASDARFTEMSGDVDAVNPALVGAAAAVTTGDGASGPLVAVGAGAPGGPGTAVGGAAPPTTVSGSAAPATAVPTVASPPGASGAIPAGNIVVSPAGSSTAVAPTATPVTVTPTGSAVPPVRPAAAVPGPRVVNGPARQSRPDPTPSGEGRVTERGDGRVPGRLPEEEFTRVIRDGDPAPTGTKSTTGTESTTGTRLSATAVAQPLSLRGDTTPGGPAREPAGEATGAGALPPPWSGATSTELATHTGPLLPDPPATWLVLDFHRLDGDARVQYLAFKSTHLDSTQGDERVQWDDGNHRLVLSLSYQTLTDIYAPLKHAMNAYVGRLVEMDARSTPERFHDAFATDEYRLHWDAADAALEVASARRVRDFALTSAAPAPHPLAEPVLPHAALDALLGDPDVPGFIIGEHHGQEAAWRFLAEHMQDLRAAGVETLYLETIRHGDYQRDVDSYLVNGEMPAPLHRFLNAYEANRGLGPDGGPRRVLEEARNSGMRVVGIDDVTARRPGVGPSALTTRVRKMNVFAERTIDTDRFGRPSPGRYVVLVGAAHSHTHPNDYVSAIAEPTQPNGIPGLSQLLRLPAVQIVRQADGTLTVRPHHEDPGMRVARRIDPPPVAALPAVVPAPPVTPPDGRRPHAHRSGGLWQWISGCLCGACASVDSDSESDIPMEAPRNTAGIGPPPPNASATTVPGAATGLSAGVPLSASRPFGRTGGLGPVDPVDQRALEAATPRADGGSFLVHPDPRVGTWATLVNDGGPTVAGRWNNCADTGLAFLNTWYGRPEVSAPRTSGPAGTNLPFGEAGSTARQETYLGARFVHHGAGIPGLDAVAAQLLAAGPGSSVLILTTGQAPQAAPSHTWAAVNSGGTLVWVDPQNGMVSDTGPIWRDGLTGVWSIGLDAQGRPLHPGGVSDAPGLPDSSGTHEGPSAHPEDRIEAVDDWIAVVAEDFDVTVEEAIAVRTSMEARERVQISFAQGEHGVSASERARLEPFAQRLAAEVLSRKRTGQAELRIRIEAGGNGSRLARFGIAQTQATATGRARAEAVRHALHDALAREFAKHDPSVTRANLIGYFEPLVSRGAALPLGASGHRGEAPARAEDVRRTAHVSASPEPIPRLDPADAATIHDFTQRAVRAGRYAPVRLLVERLQAQPEMAELRAQLQNLLAGQPRGAARPGAVPVPRDIHFVWYGRPPSDDAVRNLRAWKTAAGERWTLHLWTSRDSDAWPRTVRDTLAGLLTVHRDAPALVQRLGGVALDDALRHSLRAGAYNSAANITRYAVLYHQGGIYSDVDIQPGTVDLQKMPDIYLRPDDLPLFAPELRDGKRVRQVLGEHHRLPGESVPGTDRERTLRAAELQYDKGELNNNFIVAPPGSLLMEQFLRTIPPKVAAFRRKYLQDDESLAASFEDQYMTDFKSDSPSIGGPALLLRAPISTPLSYPLVQYFAMEVVGAWSFDVVDNPVPSLERGEIKALFEPDVFALWQGLDWVTAESERQLDKDRTPAPFTTAVGPSSSAVIPPPSSAGPGPSPSAFAPADPVIRVDGARVNNLNDVPTPQPAPAAAPHVPVQGGLPAPHPDTTGLTGGPPLPASRPLGRTGGLGPVDPVDQRTLEAAAPRAGDGSFAVHPDPRMGTWATLVNDGGPSVTGRWNNCADTGLALLSTWYGRPEVSAPRQDGGTPGAPSPFGEAGSTARQETFLGASFTHHGAGVPGLDAVAAQVLTGGPGSSALILTTGRQPSAPTSHTWAALNVDGTVVWVDPQNGLVSDAEPIWRDGLTGVWSIGLDPQGRPLAPAATISLRDGTRLPAAGWLSVPEGFTHPGSGFLVTPQGRVTALPPGLAAANGSAATITNADMFGLYLTVEGTPGERHVAVTGGPQSGALGDGLLPPPGSGALTTDHGPVPSDADWRTWSAILHLPRSNALVAVDNALAGYHRIRMRPETTDQARRDALAAVQEAIAAWRTSKNMYLVGPVTSRRADAVDRLEQAVENERLRLERALTDAHSPGTIRDGYERVAVFSAGALIDSTGTFLGNSLAERERVMAGLRQGATEAEVRIAMLTAKIEAAHERFQELRGEDRAPGNMLALFTAPEWYFKRPGTPFTQADKAQIAGAITALSRRLPDMVIVPGSIMWSQGRGDQARLYNTAIVVMNGRQVNQTNKYHEGMDIIGYYPKGDTTLAEALKEVWRRGGSPEPTHAVDVAPDPGGDSSFFTIGERTFALEICQDHNYKRAAEHFNRRNFGTDEGADVQILISNGAKLNTSVLRPGGIAVSNDAAPQSGTAGAVRMVWHNAQGARQYKDSRTTTSQGEGGKYPGHNYFARQPDHKIDRADQIGESYLGTFGLPPRSQPPGGQAGSSAATGGGPSGSAPTAPLDEIQPLIESTAPPSWEFDDLEQTT; encoded by the coding sequence ATGGGTATGGAGGTCGACGAGTGGGTCGGCGACCTGTTCAAGGTCGTCGTCGGCGAAGAGTGGCCCGAGGCCGACGAGACGAAGCTCCGCGACCTGGCGCGTGCCTGGTACACCTTCGCCGACGCGCTGACCGGCGTCGACGCGGACATCGCCGCCGCGGCCAAGGCCGCGAACGGTTGGGAGGGTGACGCCGCCCAGCGAACCAGGAGCACGCTGAACGCGCTGCTCACCAGCGGGTCGCTGGAGAAGCTGACCGACGGCGCGCGCAAGCTCGGCCAGTACGCGGAGAACACCGCGCTGACCGTCGAGTACACCAAGGCTTCCATCATCGGCCAGGTGGTCATTCTCGCCACGCAGATCGTGTGGCTGCTGCCGATGCTGTTCTTCCCGCCCACGGCGCCCGGGGCGGCGGCGACGATGAGCTCGCTGATCGCGACGGCACGCGTCGTCGTCGTGAACCTGGTCAAGAACCTGGTGAAGGCGATCGCGTGGAACATGGTCATCCAGGTGGGCCTGGATGTGGCGATCCAGCTCGGGCAGATCGCCGCCGGCAACCGCACCTTCAGCACCTGGGACACGAAGAAGACCGGCGGCGCGGCGGTCTCCGCCGGGCTCGCCGGGATCCTGGGCGTGGGATTGCACGGCTTCGGCAACAAGCTGTTCGGCCACAAGTTCATGCAGTCCTTCTTCGGCCAGGTCACCAAGGGAGCCCTGCACGAATGGGGCACCGAGGGCCTGTCGGACCTGATCTACAACGGCCGCCGGGAGGCACCGTCGGGCTGGTCCGCCAGCGCGGGGGCGGTGGAAGGGGCGGTGGACTGGCTCGGCGGCAAGACCCGGGGCGGGTTCGCGCGCAACGGGGGACTGGGCCCGGGCCCGGACATCGGCGACATCACCATCCCCGGCCTGGACGGCCCGGGCGGCTCCACCACCCCGCGGATCGATCTCGGCGCCGGACCGGACACCTTCACCGGACCCGCCCGGATCATCGGGGACGTCAGCTTTGACGGCCATTTCGTGGACCAGGACACCTTCGTCGGTTCCGTCACCGCCACCGGCACGTTCACACCCTCCGGTGGGACCTCGGTCACCGGCACCTTCACCGGGACGGGCACGTTCCGCGGCCGGTTCGACGGCACCGTCGGCCCGGTGGCGTTCGGGTCCGTCGAGCACAACGCCGTGGCGGTGCGGCTGGCGGCCTCCGGCGGCCTCACCGGTCACTTCGAGCTGTCCGGCCAGTTCACGCCGGGACCGGCGAGCGATGCCCGCTTCACCGAGATGTCCGGGGACGTCGACGCCGTCAATCCGGCCCTGGTCGGCGCCGCCGCTGCGGTGACGACCGGCGACGGCGCGTCGGGACCGCTGGTTGCGGTCGGCGCCGGGGCGCCGGGAGGCCCGGGGACGGCCGTCGGCGGCGCCGCACCGCCGACGACCGTCTCGGGGAGCGCGGCGCCGGCGACGGCCGTGCCGACTGTGGCGTCGCCGCCCGGCGCGTCCGGCGCGATTCCGGCCGGGAACATCGTCGTGTCCCCGGCCGGGTCGTCAACGGCGGTGGCCCCGACCGCCACCCCCGTCACCGTGACCCCCACCGGATCAGCGGTGCCGCCGGTGCGCCCGGCCGCCGCCGTGCCCGGACCCCGAGTGGTGAACGGTCCCGCGCGGCAGTCCAGGCCGGACCCCACGCCATCCGGCGAGGGCCGGGTCACCGAACGCGGGGACGGCCGGGTGCCCGGCAGGCTGCCCGAGGAGGAATTCACCCGGGTGATCCGGGACGGCGATCCAGCCCCGACCGGTACAAAGTCAACGACCGGCACCGAGTCCACGACCGGCACCCGCCTTTCGGCCACCGCCGTGGCCCAGCCGCTGTCGCTGCGGGGCGACACCACCCCGGGCGGCCCGGCCCGGGAACCGGCGGGCGAGGCCACCGGGGCGGGCGCCCTGCCGCCGCCGTGGTCGGGCGCCACCTCGACCGAGCTGGCTACGCACACCGGCCCGCTGTTGCCGGACCCGCCCGCGACGTGGTTGGTGCTGGACTTCCACCGGCTGGACGGTGACGCGAGGGTGCAGTACCTGGCGTTCAAGAGCACCCATCTGGACTCCACCCAGGGCGACGAGCGGGTGCAGTGGGACGACGGCAACCACCGGCTGGTACTGAGCCTGAGTTATCAGACGCTGACCGACATCTACGCGCCGCTGAAGCATGCGATGAACGCGTACGTCGGGCGGTTGGTCGAGATGGACGCGCGGTCCACGCCCGAGCGGTTCCATGACGCCTTCGCCACCGACGAGTACCGCCTCCACTGGGATGCGGCCGACGCCGCGCTGGAGGTGGCATCCGCGCGGCGGGTCAGGGATTTCGCCCTGACTTCGGCGGCGCCTGCACCGCATCCGCTGGCCGAGCCGGTCCTGCCGCATGCGGCACTGGACGCCCTGCTGGGCGATCCGGACGTGCCCGGGTTCATCATCGGCGAGCACCACGGCCAGGAGGCGGCGTGGCGGTTCCTGGCCGAGCACATGCAGGACCTGCGCGCCGCCGGGGTGGAAACGCTCTACCTGGAGACGATCCGGCACGGCGACTATCAGCGCGATGTCGACAGCTACCTGGTGAACGGGGAGATGCCGGCACCGCTGCACAGGTTCCTGAATGCGTACGAGGCGAACCGCGGGCTCGGGCCCGACGGCGGCCCGCGGCGGGTGCTGGAGGAGGCCCGTAACAGCGGGATGCGGGTGGTGGGCATCGACGACGTCACGGCGCGGCGACCGGGAGTGGGACCGTCCGCCCTGACCACCCGGGTCCGGAAAATGAACGTGTTCGCCGAGCGCACGATCGACACCGACCGTTTCGGGCGTCCGTCGCCGGGCCGGTACGTGGTGCTGGTGGGCGCGGCGCACAGCCACACGCACCCCAACGACTACGTGTCGGCCATCGCCGAACCCACCCAGCCGAACGGTATCCCGGGGCTGTCGCAATTGCTGCGCCTGCCCGCAGTGCAGATCGTCCGGCAGGCCGACGGGACGCTGACGGTGCGGCCGCATCACGAGGATCCCGGCATGCGGGTGGCACGCCGCATCGATCCGCCGCCGGTCGCCGCGTTGCCCGCTGTCGTGCCCGCCCCGCCGGTAACACCACCGGATGGTCGTCGCCCGCACGCCCACCGGAGCGGCGGCCTGTGGCAGTGGATCAGCGGGTGCCTGTGCGGGGCATGCGCCAGCGTGGACTCCGATTCGGAGTCCGACATCCCGATGGAGGCGCCGAGAAACACTGCCGGAATCGGGCCACCACCACCGAACGCCTCGGCCACCACGGTGCCGGGCGCCGCCACCGGGCTGAGCGCTGGTGTGCCGTTGTCGGCGTCGCGACCGTTCGGGCGGACCGGCGGACTGGGGCCCGTCGATCCGGTCGACCAGCGGGCGTTGGAGGCGGCCACCCCGCGGGCAGACGGCGGATCGTTCCTGGTCCATCCCGACCCGCGGGTCGGCACCTGGGCCACACTGGTCAACGACGGCGGCCCCACCGTGGCGGGCCGGTGGAACAACTGCGCCGACACCGGGCTGGCGTTCCTGAACACGTGGTACGGGCGTCCGGAGGTGTCGGCGCCCCGGACCAGCGGGCCAGCCGGCACGAATCTGCCGTTCGGCGAGGCGGGCAGCACGGCCCGGCAGGAGACATACCTGGGCGCCCGGTTCGTCCATCACGGCGCGGGCATCCCGGGGCTGGACGCGGTGGCGGCGCAACTGCTCGCCGCGGGACCGGGGTCCTCGGTGCTGATCCTGACCACGGGGCAGGCGCCGCAGGCCGCGCCGAGCCACACCTGGGCCGCGGTGAACAGCGGCGGCACGCTGGTGTGGGTCGACCCGCAGAACGGCATGGTGTCGGACACCGGACCGATCTGGCGGGACGGGTTGACCGGGGTGTGGTCCATCGGACTGGACGCCCAGGGACGGCCGCTGCACCCGGGCGGGGTCTCCGACGCGCCGGGCCTCCCGGACAGCTCCGGCACTCACGAGGGCCCGTCAGCGCACCCCGAGGATCGGATCGAGGCGGTCGATGACTGGATCGCAGTGGTCGCGGAGGACTTCGACGTGACCGTCGAGGAGGCCATCGCCGTACGCACGAGCATGGAGGCGCGTGAGCGGGTGCAGATCTCCTTCGCCCAGGGCGAGCACGGGGTCAGCGCCAGCGAACGTGCGAGGCTCGAACCGTTCGCCCAGCGGCTGGCCGCCGAAGTGCTGAGCCGGAAGCGGACCGGCCAGGCCGAGCTGCGGATCCGCATCGAGGCCGGTGGGAACGGTAGTCGTCTCGCACGGTTCGGCATTGCGCAGACCCAGGCGACCGCAACCGGGCGGGCCCGCGCGGAGGCCGTCCGGCATGCGCTGCACGACGCGCTCGCTCGCGAGTTCGCCAAACACGATCCGTCGGTCACCCGGGCCAACCTGATCGGGTATTTCGAGCCGTTGGTCTCGCGCGGTGCCGCCCTGCCCCTCGGCGCGTCGGGTCACCGTGGCGAGGCGCCGGCCAGAGCGGAGGACGTCCGGCGGACCGCCCACGTGTCGGCGTCGCCGGAGCCGATTCCCCGGCTCGATCCCGCCGACGCGGCCACCATCCACGATTTCACCCAGCGGGCGGTGCGGGCCGGACGCTACGCGCCCGTCCGGCTGCTGGTGGAACGGCTGCAGGCCCAGCCGGAGATGGCCGAGCTCCGCGCCCAACTGCAAAATCTCCTCGCGGGCCAGCCCCGCGGCGCGGCGCGACCCGGGGCGGTTCCGGTTCCCCGGGACATCCACTTCGTCTGGTACGGGAGACCGCCGTCCGACGATGCCGTGCGTAACCTGCGCGCCTGGAAGACGGCCGCGGGCGAGCGCTGGACTCTGCACCTGTGGACCAGCCGTGACTCCGATGCCTGGCCACGTACGGTGCGGGACACACTTGCCGGTCTGCTTACCGTTCACCGTGACGCGCCCGCTCTGGTCCAGCGGCTCGGCGGCGTTGCCCTGGACGACGCGCTGCGGCACAGCCTGCGCGCGGGGGCGTACAACTCGGCCGCCAACATCACCCGGTACGCGGTGCTGTACCACCAGGGCGGCATCTACTCCGATGTGGATATTCAACCGGGAACCGTGGACCTGCAGAAGATGCCCGATATCTACCTGCGTCCCGACGACCTGCCGCTGTTCGCGCCCGAGCTGCGGGACGGGAAACGGGTGAGGCAGGTGCTCGGCGAGCACCACCGGCTGCCGGGTGAGTCGGTGCCGGGGACGGACCGGGAGCGGACGTTGCGCGCCGCGGAGTTGCAGTACGACAAGGGGGAGCTCAACAACAACTTCATCGTGGCGCCGCCGGGCTCGTTGCTCATGGAGCAGTTCCTGCGCACCATCCCCCCGAAGGTCGCCGCGTTCCGGCGCAAGTACCTCCAGGACGACGAGAGTCTGGCCGCCTCCTTCGAGGACCAGTACATGACAGACTTCAAGAGCGACTCTCCGTCGATCGGCGGCCCGGCGCTGCTGCTGCGCGCCCCCATCAGCACGCCGCTGTCATATCCCCTGGTGCAGTACTTCGCGATGGAGGTTGTCGGCGCGTGGAGCTTTGACGTCGTGGACAATCCGGTGCCGTCTCTCGAGCGCGGCGAGATCAAGGCGCTGTTCGAGCCCGACGTCTTCGCCCTGTGGCAGGGCCTGGACTGGGTCACCGCGGAGAGTGAACGCCAGCTGGACAAGGACCGGACTCCAGCGCCGTTCACGACGGCCGTCGGTCCGTCGTCGTCGGCCGTCATCCCGCCGCCGAGTTCGGCGGGCCCCGGCCCGTCGCCGTCGGCCTTCGCGCCGGCCGACCCGGTGATCCGCGTCGACGGCGCCCGCGTGAACAACCTCAACGACGTCCCGACTCCGCAGCCGGCCCCGGCCGCCGCGCCGCACGTACCCGTCCAGGGCGGACTCCCGGCGCCCCACCCGGACACCACCGGCCTGACGGGTGGCCCGCCGTTGCCGGCCTCCCGCCCGCTCGGGCGCACGGGCGGGCTCGGGCCGGTCGATCCGGTCGACCAGCGGACGTTGGAGGCGGCGGCGCCGCGGGCTGGTGACGGGTCGTTCGCCGTTCATCCGGATCCGCGCATGGGCACCTGGGCGACGCTGGTCAACGACGGTGGCCCGTCCGTGACCGGCCGGTGGAACAACTGCGCCGACACCGGTCTGGCGCTGCTGTCGACCTGGTACGGGCGCCCGGAGGTGTCCGCTCCGCGCCAGGACGGCGGGACCCCGGGCGCACCCTCACCGTTCGGTGAGGCGGGCAGCACGGCCCGCCAGGAGACGTTCCTGGGTGCCTCGTTCACCCATCACGGCGCGGGCGTCCCGGGGCTGGACGCGGTGGCGGCGCAGGTGCTCACCGGTGGGCCGGGCTCGTCGGCACTGATCCTGACGACCGGGCGGCAACCGTCCGCGCCGACGAGCCACACCTGGGCGGCGCTGAACGTCGACGGCACGGTGGTGTGGGTCGATCCGCAGAACGGCCTGGTGTCCGACGCCGAACCGATCTGGCGGGACGGCCTGACCGGTGTGTGGTCGATCGGCCTGGACCCGCAGGGCCGACCGCTGGCACCGGCCGCCACGATCAGCCTGCGCGACGGCACGAGGTTGCCAGCCGCCGGGTGGCTCAGCGTGCCGGAGGGCTTCACCCATCCCGGCAGCGGGTTCCTGGTGACGCCGCAGGGCCGGGTCACGGCACTGCCGCCGGGGTTGGCGGCGGCGAACGGATCGGCGGCCACCATCACGAACGCCGACATGTTCGGTCTCTACCTCACCGTCGAGGGCACCCCGGGTGAGCGCCACGTCGCCGTGACCGGCGGACCGCAGTCCGGCGCGCTCGGGGACGGGCTTCTCCCACCGCCCGGCTCCGGCGCGCTGACCACGGATCACGGGCCGGTCCCCAGCGACGCGGATTGGAGGACCTGGTCGGCGATCCTGCACCTGCCACGGTCGAACGCTCTGGTCGCCGTGGATAACGCCCTGGCCGGATACCACCGGATCAGGATGCGGCCGGAAACGACCGACCAGGCCCGACGCGACGCGCTAGCCGCGGTCCAGGAGGCCATCGCCGCCTGGCGGACCAGCAAGAACATGTACCTCGTCGGCCCGGTGACGAGCCGGCGCGCCGACGCCGTCGACCGTTTGGAGCAGGCCGTCGAGAACGAACGGCTGCGGCTGGAGAGGGCCCTCACCGATGCCCATTCCCCGGGAACGATCAGAGACGGGTACGAGCGCGTCGCGGTCTTCTCCGCCGGTGCTCTCATCGATTCCACGGGGACGTTCCTGGGCAACTCCCTGGCGGAGCGGGAGCGGGTCATGGCGGGTCTGCGCCAGGGCGCGACCGAGGCGGAGGTGCGGATCGCGATGCTGACCGCCAAGATCGAGGCGGCACATGAGAGGTTCCAGGAGCTGCGCGGGGAGGACCGGGCACCCGGGAACATGCTGGCCTTGTTCACCGCACCGGAGTGGTACTTCAAGCGTCCCGGCACCCCGTTCACCCAGGCCGACAAGGCGCAGATCGCTGGTGCCATCACGGCCTTGAGCCGGCGGCTCCCCGACATGGTGATCGTCCCCGGTTCCATCATGTGGTCCCAGGGCCGGGGCGACCAGGCGCGGCTGTACAACACCGCGATCGTCGTGATGAACGGCCGACAGGTGAACCAGACGAACAAGTACCACGAGGGGATGGACATCATCGGCTACTACCCCAAGGGCGACACGACGCTCGCGGAGGCGCTGAAAGAGGTCTGGCGGCGCGGCGGCAGCCCGGAACCGACCCATGCGGTCGACGTCGCCCCGGACCCCGGCGGCGATTCCAGCTTCTTCACCATCGGGGAGCGGACCTTCGCCCTGGAGATCTGCCAGGACCACAACTACAAACGGGCGGCCGAGCATTTCAACCGCCGCAACTTCGGAACCGACGAGGGGGCGGACGTCCAGATCCTGATCTCGAACGGGGCCAAGCTGAACACCTCGGTGCTCCGGCCGGGTGGCATCGCGGTGAGCAACGACGCCGCCCCGCAGTCGGGCACCGCCGGCGCGGTCCGGATGGTCTGGCACAACGCTCAGGGTGCGCGCCAGTACAAGGACAGCCGAACGACCACGTCCCAAGGAGAAGGCGGGAAGTATCCGGGGCACAACTACTTCGCGCGACAGCCCGACCACAAGATCGATCGGGCCGACCAGATCGGTGAGTCGTACCTGGGCACGTTCGGTCTGCCGCCCAGATCTCAGCCGCCCGGCGGGCAGGCCGGGTCCTCGGCGGCTACCGGGGGTGGGCCGTCCGGCAGCGCGCCGACCGCACCGTTGGACGAGATTCAGCCCCTCATCGAGTCCACCGCGCCACCATCGTGGGAATTCGATGATCTAGAGCAGACGACATGA
- a CDS encoding response regulator transcription factor encodes MTIQATGPVRTGPATGPTLRVRTLIADANLVMRLGLRAMLDASEQILVVGDVDDGSGAVQRAERLCPDVVVVGAGTGGPDGCILPRLNRKAGVLVLSGSDEPRLVEQAFRDGATSYLVHGQFTTADLISAVVSTAERRPYLSPGAVSAVVESFRSSLPGVTAAVSGTAVPPEVPARAPRPPADHPLSRREAELMAHVMRGRTNGEIARTLFISEKTVKNHINHIYTKLGARNRAEAMAIWLGFTDTDRG; translated from the coding sequence ATGACCATACAGGCGACGGGACCGGTACGCACCGGTCCGGCCACCGGGCCCACGCTCCGGGTACGCACCCTGATCGCCGACGCGAACCTGGTGATGCGACTCGGGCTGCGCGCGATGCTGGACGCCAGCGAGCAGATCCTGGTCGTCGGGGACGTCGATGACGGCAGTGGGGCCGTGCAGCGGGCCGAACGGCTCTGCCCCGACGTGGTCGTCGTCGGGGCGGGAACGGGCGGGCCGGACGGTTGCATCCTGCCGCGGCTCAACCGCAAGGCCGGGGTCCTGGTGCTGTCCGGCAGCGACGAGCCACGGCTGGTGGAACAGGCGTTCCGCGACGGCGCGACCAGCTATCTGGTGCATGGTCAGTTCACCACGGCCGACCTGATCAGCGCCGTGGTGAGCACCGCCGAGCGGCGCCCGTACCTGTCGCCCGGTGCGGTCAGCGCCGTGGTGGAGAGTTTCCGCTCCTCGCTGCCGGGGGTCACCGCCGCGGTGTCGGGCACCGCCGTCCCACCCGAGGTTCCGGCGCGCGCGCCCCGACCGCCCGCCGACCACCCGCTGTCGCGGCGGGAGGCGGAACTGATGGCGCACGTCATGCGCGGGCGCACCAACGGCGAGATCGCCAGGACGCTGTTCATCAGCGAGAAGACGGTCAAGAACCACATCAACCACATCTACACCAAGCTCGGTGCGCGCAACCGGGCGGAGGCGATGGCCATCTGGTTGGGGTTCACCGACACGGACCGGGGATGA
- a CDS encoding PrsW family intramembrane metalloprotease, with protein sequence MSPGSSTGSATTSADGGAPVAGGGIGNDANRRGRLDAVILRCRMRRGPGRPQAPDGPHCASSNEHFVAGRRCAVVEVVRDQEVVPVPTRRGWLRIFLVGLALWVATVVVVFLTGNPNLIPTLVLLGSFLVPVTFVAWAFERRGTGELTAALVFSTFLTGGVLGVLGASVLEAYLLHPSPWLFFGVGLIEEAVKLVALIVLTRHLRTRSLRDGMILGAAVGFGFAAFESAGYAFTALFTVDGLSIIQLVQTELIRGLLAPVGHGLWTAILGGILFATSRHGRFALTGKLILAYLGVSILHGLWDSMHSIALYLTLLLTEGERLRPSLQGWLVEPSAEQVNLFSLMEWVGLAVISIIGIAWLVVLWRRSARLDRVAPPIPVPSSRYGGGR encoded by the coding sequence GTGTCACCCGGCTCATCGACGGGCTCGGCCACGACGAGTGCTGACGGCGGCGCGCCGGTTGCGGGTGGTGGCATTGGCAATGATGCCAATCGACGCGGACGGCTGGACGCGGTAATCCTGAGATGTCGGATGCGCCGGGGTCCCGGGCGGCCGCAGGCCCCTGACGGACCACATTGCGCGTCGTCCAACGAACATTTCGTAGCCGGCAGGAGGTGCGCGGTGGTCGAGGTCGTACGCGACCAGGAGGTCGTCCCGGTGCCGACACGCCGGGGGTGGTTGCGCATCTTCCTCGTCGGACTGGCGCTGTGGGTGGCCACGGTGGTGGTCGTGTTCCTGACCGGTAACCCCAACCTGATCCCGACGCTGGTTCTGCTCGGCAGTTTCCTCGTGCCGGTGACGTTCGTCGCGTGGGCGTTCGAGCGCCGGGGGACCGGTGAGCTGACCGCGGCTCTGGTGTTCTCGACGTTCCTCACCGGCGGCGTCCTGGGTGTGCTGGGCGCATCGGTGCTCGAGGCGTACCTGCTGCACCCGTCACCGTGGTTGTTCTTCGGCGTCGGGCTGATCGAGGAAGCGGTGAAACTCGTGGCGCTGATAGTGCTGACCCGTCACCTGCGGACCCGGTCGCTGCGCGACGGGATGATTCTCGGCGCGGCCGTCGGTTTCGGCTTCGCCGCCTTCGAATCCGCCGGCTACGCCTTCACCGCCCTCTTCACTGTCGACGGACTGTCGATCATTCAGCTTGTGCAGACTGAGCTGATCCGGGGCCTGCTGGCGCCGGTGGGACACGGCCTGTGGACCGCCATCCTGGGCGGGATACTGTTCGCCACTTCGCGGCACGGCCGTTTCGCGCTTACCGGCAAGCTGATCCTGGCGTATCTCGGTGTGTCCATCCTGCATGGTCTGTGGGATTCGATGCACAGCATCGCGTTGTACCTGACCTTGCTGCTGACCGAGGGTGAGCGGCTGCGCCCGTCGCTGCAGGGCTGGCTGGTGGAGCCGAGCGCGGAGCAGGTCAACCTGTTCTCGCTCATGGAATGGGTCGGCTTGGCGGTCATTTCGATCATCGGGATCGCCTGGCTGGTCGTCCTGTGGCGCCGGTCGGCCCGGCTGGACCGTGTCGCCCCGCCGATCCCCGTCCCGTCGTCGCGGTACGGCGGCGGACGCTGA
- a CDS encoding DUF1931 family protein produces the protein MPVFGVARFERFFRLAAELDVDKDDLKRFSDFVEHKLYDLLVVAQATASANRRDLIEPYDLPITKGVQENIHTFRKMDDDIELQPILDRLATYPPLDRMPSEDTEARLPEIVGGLGLALAKIVKAVDPEVKNPQSQHWERAMRIFDELM, from the coding sequence ATGCCCGTCTTCGGAGTCGCCAGGTTCGAACGCTTCTTCCGGCTCGCCGCCGAACTGGACGTCGACAAGGACGACCTCAAACGCTTCTCCGACTTCGTGGAGCACAAGCTCTACGACCTGCTCGTGGTAGCGCAGGCTACGGCGTCGGCCAATCGCCGGGATCTGATCGAGCCGTACGATCTGCCCATCACCAAAGGGGTTCAGGAGAACATCCACACGTTTCGGAAGATGGACGACGACATCGAACTGCAGCCGATCCTGGACCGGCTGGCGACGTACCCGCCGCTGGACCGCATGCCCAGCGAAGACACCGAGGCGCGGCTGCCCGAGATCGTCGGGGGACTGGGCTTGGCTTTGGCCAAGATTGTCAAGGCCGTCGACCCCGAGGTGAAGAACCCGCAGAGCCAGCACTGGGAACGCGCCATGCGGATCTTCGACGAGCTGATGTGA